Proteins encoded together in one Thalassotalea crassostreae window:
- a CDS encoding MFS transporter, with protein MLLNLVIVVALMLGAAVIISKVYRFPRNIWVLFVTYPLLLAISPIITLIAGLLAKHIAPSEDLATLPLTFMITGVACSTFVAAKLAQRLGRKKATMFGFILAIIGGLIAMQAARIGNFNLLLVASLCLGASVAFAQQMRFAGIESVDSDSTAKVVSTLMISGIFAAFIGPEIAVIAKDWIDSPFGYAGSFLAFSCLAALGLIIFQLFESPEIEQQPDTQTPTRPLTEIMRQPIFIIAILSGAIGYGLMSFLMTATPLSMHEMNGHTLDDTKWVIQSHIAAMFLPSLVTGFLVLRFGLEKILLVGIITFAITAVIALLGQQLMHYWWALVLLGIAWNFLFLTGTVLLPQSYRHEERFKIQALNDFLVFFTQAFASLMSGWLLFRYGWNSLIYISMPFIAIMFLVSIYFFKYKKKNRIK; from the coding sequence GTGCTGTTGAACCTCGTTATTGTCGTCGCCTTAATGTTAGGTGCAGCAGTGATAATCAGTAAAGTTTATCGTTTCCCGCGCAATATCTGGGTACTGTTTGTTACCTACCCATTGTTATTGGCTATTTCCCCTATTATCACTCTGATCGCCGGCTTATTGGCGAAACATATTGCACCGAGTGAGGATTTAGCCACACTGCCACTTACTTTTATGATCACCGGCGTTGCTTGCAGCACCTTCGTTGCGGCAAAGTTAGCGCAACGATTAGGTCGTAAAAAAGCAACAATGTTCGGCTTTATTCTGGCAATTATTGGCGGCTTAATTGCCATGCAAGCAGCACGAATAGGCAACTTTAATTTATTGCTCGTCGCAAGTTTATGTCTTGGTGCTAGTGTCGCTTTCGCCCAACAAATGCGCTTTGCAGGCATTGAAAGTGTTGATAGCGACAGTACCGCAAAAGTCGTATCAACCTTAATGATTTCCGGTATTTTTGCCGCATTTATTGGTCCAGAAATTGCCGTTATTGCCAAAGACTGGATAGACTCGCCTTTTGGTTACGCCGGTTCATTTCTCGCGTTTTCTTGTCTGGCAGCTCTAGGCTTGATCATTTTTCAACTATTTGAAAGTCCGGAAATTGAACAACAGCCTGATACACAAACTCCGACAAGACCGTTAACTGAAATTATGCGTCAGCCGATATTTATCATTGCTATTTTAAGTGGTGCAATTGGCTATGGTTTAATGAGCTTTTTGATGACAGCGACACCATTGAGCATGCATGAAATGAATGGCCATACCCTTGATGATACTAAATGGGTGATTCAATCTCATATCGCAGCAATGTTTTTACCTTCATTGGTTACTGGCTTTTTGGTACTGCGTTTTGGTTTAGAGAAGATATTGCTAGTTGGTATCATTACCTTTGCGATTACCGCAGTTATCGCCCTGCTTGGTCAGCAACTAATGCATTACTGGTGGGCTTTAGTATTACTTGGCATTGCTTGGAACTTTCTATTTCTTACCGGTACTGTGCTATTACCGCAAAGTTATCGACACGAAGAACGATTTAAAATACAGGCACTTAACGATTTCCTAGTATTTTTTACCCAAGCATTTGCATCATTGATGTCGGGTTGGCTGTTGTTTAGATACGGTTGGAATAGTCTAATTTATATCAGTATGCCGTTTATCGCTATTATGTTTTTGGTGAGTATTTACTTTTTCAAATACAAAAAGAAAAACCGAATCAAGTAA
- a CDS encoding DUF2909 domain-containing protein, with product MIYKIVIITLLVIMIYNLFRAMVMMNKNDPDKPPMSKYIGRRVMFSALIVLILLIGIATGLITPNPRPY from the coding sequence TTGATTTATAAAATTGTTATTATCACTTTATTGGTGATAATGATTTATAACCTGTTTCGAGCCATGGTGATGATGAATAAAAACGATCCTGACAAACCACCTATGTCTAAATACATTGGTCGTCGGGTTATGTTTTCGGCATTAATTGTATTAATTTTATTAATTGGTATTGCGACGGGGCTTATTACGCCAAACCCGAGACCTTATTAA
- a CDS encoding MATE family efflux transporter codes for MQAKQITERKALFALAIPMILSNITVPLLGLVDTGVVGHLPESYFLGATAVGSMIITFISWFCGFLRMSTSGLSAQAYGSGDTQQGILVLSRGIIVALIIGAIAIAIQVPYIKGALWLSGGSEQVQFYARQYSEIRVWGLPAALANLVILGWLLGMHKAKYAMWLLIITNLVNLVLDLLFVLVFDWQIVGVASATLIAEYSGFIIGSLFIFKTLGLTTNSVIDTLLQIKQKVFEKTAFVPYLKLNRDIVIRTLCLEICFVFITFMGARMGDTVVAANAILLNFLLLISFGLDGIAYGAEARVGRAKGANDNKAMQLAVSTALKYNLLFAVLYSLFFLLLGNAIIHLLSDIESVNNYALQFLPWIVALPVLSCWCYLFDGIYIGLTKADVMRNSMIVSTFFVFFPAWFLFQSFGNHGLWAAFCLFMISRGVTLALHYYKNANNLHSDVVDQ; via the coding sequence TTGCAAGCAAAACAAATCACTGAACGCAAAGCATTATTTGCGCTTGCGATTCCAATGATCCTCTCAAATATTACCGTGCCATTGTTAGGTCTTGTCGATACCGGCGTCGTTGGCCATCTACCAGAGTCATATTTTTTGGGCGCAACAGCGGTAGGCTCGATGATAATTACTTTTATCTCTTGGTTTTGTGGTTTCCTTCGTATGTCGACGTCAGGGTTATCGGCGCAAGCCTATGGCAGCGGCGATACTCAGCAAGGCATACTGGTTTTAAGCCGTGGCATCATTGTCGCTTTAATCATCGGTGCAATAGCAATAGCCATTCAAGTCCCATACATCAAAGGCGCGCTATGGTTATCCGGTGGTAGTGAGCAAGTTCAATTTTACGCACGGCAATACAGTGAGATTCGCGTTTGGGGGCTACCGGCAGCGCTTGCCAACCTAGTGATATTAGGTTGGTTATTAGGAATGCACAAAGCCAAATATGCGATGTGGTTACTGATCATTACCAATTTAGTCAATCTGGTACTCGATTTATTGTTTGTTCTGGTGTTTGACTGGCAAATCGTCGGCGTGGCAAGCGCCACATTAATTGCCGAATATAGTGGTTTTATCATCGGTAGTTTATTTATTTTTAAAACGCTTGGATTAACAACAAACTCAGTTATCGATACTCTGCTTCAGATAAAACAAAAGGTATTTGAAAAAACCGCGTTTGTTCCTTATTTAAAATTAAACCGCGATATCGTCATTCGCACTTTATGCTTAGAAATTTGTTTTGTGTTCATCACCTTTATGGGTGCTCGCATGGGCGATACCGTAGTGGCAGCGAATGCCATATTACTAAATTTCCTACTACTTATTTCCTTTGGGCTTGACGGCATTGCCTATGGCGCAGAAGCTCGAGTTGGCCGAGCAAAAGGTGCAAACGATAATAAAGCAATGCAATTAGCCGTTAGCACCGCGCTCAAATACAATCTGCTATTTGCTGTTCTGTATTCATTGTTTTTCTTGTTATTAGGCAATGCCATTATCCATTTATTATCCGACATCGAAAGCGTTAATAATTACGCCTTACAATTTTTACCTTGGATAGTTGCCTTACCGGTATTGAGTTGCTGGTGCTACTTATTTGATGGCATTTATATTGGCTTAACCAAGGCCGATGTAATGCGCAACAGCATGATTGTATCGACATTTTTTGTATTCTTTCCGGCATGGTTTTTATTTCAATCATTCGGCAATCATGGCTTATGGGCGGCATTTTGTTTATTTATGATTTCTCGCGGCGTTACACTCGCTTTACATTATTACAAGAACGCCAATAATCTACACAGTGATGTTGTCGACCAATAA
- a CDS encoding cytochrome c oxidase assembly protein produces MDKDNAQPLDKNVKKGVAKLVATVFAMFAFGFALVPLYDVFCDITGLNGKTATTAAAVNENGIDTSRTVKVQFISRTAQGAAWQFEPEMNSIEVHPGEMKFVKFYAKNESGRHGVAQAVPSVSPGQAANYFQKIECFCFNQQPLDSENEVWMPLQFYVDPELPADITELTLSYTLYDITEKAQS; encoded by the coding sequence ATGGATAAAGATAACGCACAACCATTAGATAAGAACGTCAAGAAAGGCGTGGCGAAGTTAGTCGCTACCGTTTTTGCCATGTTTGCTTTTGGTTTTGCGTTAGTGCCTTTATACGATGTGTTTTGTGATATTACCGGGTTAAATGGCAAAACAGCAACGACTGCCGCTGCTGTTAATGAGAATGGCATAGACACTTCAAGAACTGTCAAAGTTCAATTTATCAGCCGCACAGCACAGGGTGCTGCTTGGCAATTTGAACCTGAGATGAATTCAATTGAAGTGCATCCCGGTGAAATGAAATTTGTAAAATTTTACGCAAAAAATGAATCAGGACGTCATGGCGTTGCACAAGCAGTGCCATCGGTGTCTCCAGGCCAGGCGGCAAACTATTTTCAAAAAATTGAGTGTTTCTGTTTTAATCAGCAACCTCTCGATAGTGAAAATGAAGTATGGATGCCTCTACAGTTTTATGTAGACCCTGAACTACCTGCAGATATCACCGAGCTAACATTGTCATACACCTTGTATGACATCACTGAAAAAGCTCAGTCTTAG
- a CDS encoding SCO family protein: MNKILIIILAVVAAAIGALVYQTQISNQQPEHALLYSTPRTLTNFELTDHNNQAFGNEQLIGKWTIFFFGYTSCPDICPVTLQEINYIYPELKTLTNDNMQIAFVSADPNRDTVEKLNGYIRYFNEEFVALRGGHDKLFPFARNLGLMYAITDDTTQDYYMVNHSASLVMTNPKGQIQAIFKPIQQDPTQIPSIDSKTLLADFKIIHAKLN; the protein is encoded by the coding sequence ATGAACAAAATTCTTATTATCATTTTGGCTGTCGTAGCAGCAGCCATTGGCGCCCTTGTTTATCAAACACAAATCAGTAATCAGCAACCTGAACATGCTTTGCTGTATTCCACGCCTCGTACGTTGACTAATTTTGAGTTAACCGATCATAACAACCAAGCGTTTGGCAATGAGCAATTAATTGGCAAATGGACGATATTCTTCTTTGGCTATACTTCCTGCCCCGATATTTGCCCGGTAACCTTGCAAGAAATTAACTATATTTATCCTGAGTTAAAAACGCTCACCAACGACAATATGCAAATCGCTTTTGTTAGCGCCGATCCTAATCGCGACACGGTAGAAAAATTAAATGGCTATATTCGTTACTTCAACGAGGAGTTCGTTGCCTTGCGCGGCGGTCATGACAAGCTGTTTCCGTTTGCTCGAAATTTAGGATTAATGTATGCCATCACCGATGATACGACTCAAGATTATTATATGGTTAATCATAGTGCATCTTTAGTGATGACAAATCCTAAGGGGCAAATACAGGCGATTTTCAAACCTATTCAACAAGACCCCACGCAGATACCAAGTATCGACTCAAAAACGCTGTTAGCCGACTTTAAAATTATCCATGCAAAACTAAACTAA
- a CDS encoding polysaccharide deacetylase family protein, which produces MLFFSNVSQATVVLVYHHVSESTPKSTSISPKQFEKHLQYIKDNGFTVIPLNEMIDSLKAKKPLADKTIVITFDDGYSDILYNGHPLLKKYGFPYTMFINPDSVPNKPGIYLDWQQIKQMSDEGVLIANHGLKHDSLIKVPAGTNADDWLEQKLTELQQSEEIIEQQTGQSWKYFALPYGEYTPIAQQKLADLGYAVVTQQSGPVGDSTDLTAIPRFPASMPYDQLAPLKDKLNSVAFELSQQTQRSSTVVDANNPIDTNVELKVDDFYPTMLACFVAGKGQAEVKWHKDNNGFTMNFDTTFAAGRQRVNCTAPSISKPGRYYWYSKPWFVPNKDGSWYKD; this is translated from the coding sequence ATGTTATTTTTTTCTAATGTCAGTCAGGCAACGGTGGTACTGGTTTATCACCACGTCAGTGAGTCGACGCCAAAAAGCACTTCAATTTCTCCAAAACAATTTGAAAAGCACCTACAATACATAAAAGATAATGGTTTTACCGTTATTCCTCTAAACGAAATGATTGACAGCTTAAAGGCGAAAAAGCCATTAGCGGATAAAACCATTGTTATCACTTTTGACGATGGCTATAGCGATATCCTTTATAACGGCCACCCGTTGCTAAAGAAATATGGCTTTCCATACACCATGTTTATTAATCCTGACTCTGTTCCTAATAAACCCGGCATCTACCTCGACTGGCAGCAGATAAAGCAAATGTCAGATGAAGGAGTGTTAATTGCAAACCATGGTTTGAAGCATGATTCACTAATAAAAGTGCCAGCAGGCACTAATGCTGACGATTGGCTTGAACAAAAGCTGACTGAGTTGCAACAATCGGAAGAAATTATTGAACAGCAAACAGGACAAAGCTGGAAATATTTTGCCCTTCCTTATGGTGAATATACGCCAATTGCTCAACAGAAATTAGCCGATCTTGGTTACGCTGTTGTTACTCAACAATCAGGCCCTGTTGGTGATTCCACAGATCTTACGGCGATTCCTCGTTTTCCGGCATCTATGCCTTATGACCAACTTGCACCGTTAAAAGATAAATTAAACTCGGTAGCTTTTGAGTTATCGCAACAAACGCAACGCTCTTCAACCGTCGTTGATGCCAATAATCCAATCGACACCAATGTTGAGCTTAAAGTAGATGACTTTTATCCAACAATGCTTGCTTGTTTTGTCGCCGGAAAAGGACAGGCAGAGGTGAAATGGCACAAAGATAACAATGGCTTTACCATGAATTTTGACACCACTTTCGCTGCCGGTAGACAGCGAGTAAATTGTACTGCACCGAGCATTTCAAAACCTGGCCGATATTATTGGTATTCAAAGCCTTGGTTTGTGCCGAATAAAGATGGCTCTTGGTATAAGGATTAA
- a CDS encoding YebC/PmpR family DNA-binding transcriptional regulator: MGRAYQNRKESMAKTAGAKTKVYSKYGKEIYVVAKNGGLDPDGNLALRRLIEKAKKDQVPTHVIQNAIDKASGAGGENYEPARYEGFGPGGFMVIVDCLTDNPNRTIKDVRQAFTKTDSKIGGPGSAAFMFDHVAIFCFKGDDEEAVLEALMMADVDVTDVECEDGIITVTAPHTEYFATKTALTDEYPDVTLEVDEITWNPQDYKEISGEDDLKMFDKFMDMLEDSDDVQNIYHNAEVVRD; encoded by the coding sequence ATGGGCAGAGCATATCAAAACCGTAAAGAGTCAATGGCAAAAACCGCTGGTGCTAAAACCAAGGTTTATTCTAAATACGGTAAAGAAATTTACGTTGTCGCAAAAAATGGCGGCCTAGACCCAGATGGTAACTTAGCGCTTCGCCGTTTAATCGAAAAAGCGAAAAAAGATCAAGTACCAACACACGTTATTCAAAATGCTATCGACAAGGCTAGTGGCGCAGGTGGTGAAAACTATGAACCAGCACGTTATGAAGGCTTTGGTCCAGGTGGCTTTATGGTAATTGTTGACTGCTTAACAGATAATCCAAACCGTACGATAAAAGACGTTCGTCAAGCATTTACCAAAACCGATTCAAAAATTGGTGGTCCAGGTTCGGCAGCATTTATGTTTGATCATGTGGCAATATTTTGTTTCAAAGGTGACGACGAAGAAGCTGTGCTTGAAGCATTAATGATGGCTGACGTCGACGTTACTGACGTTGAGTGTGAAGACGGCATCATCACAGTGACAGCGCCTCATACTGAATATTTCGCAACTAAGACAGCATTAACAGACGAATACCCAGATGTTACTTTGGAAGTTGATGAAATCACTTGGAACCCACAAGATTACAAAGAAATCAGTGGTGAAGACGACCTGAAAATGTTCGATAAGTTTATGGATATGCTTGAAGATAGCGATGATGTACAAAACATCTATCACAACGCTGAAGTTGTTCGTGATTAA
- a CDS encoding cytochrome c oxidase subunit 3 translates to MTTKEYESYYVPAQSKWPIVGAVALFLIAIGAGSYVGNLKTGDGYGGWILLAGIAMVIYMVFGWFNNVIDESMAGKYSAQMDNSFRQGMSWFIFSEVMFFAAFFGALLYARVLSVPWLGGEGNNLETFQVLWPEFQAAWPLTVTPAGDTTEAMGWNGLPLYNTILLLTSSFTAHFAHVALENGNRGKIKIWLGLTVLLGLAFLTLQVEEYIHAYSEMGLTIASGIYGNTFYMLTGFHGLHVTLGTIMLIVMLCRVFKGHFTADNHFAFQAASWYWHFVDVVWVLLFVFVYII, encoded by the coding sequence ATGACAACAAAAGAATACGAAAGTTATTACGTACCAGCTCAGAGTAAATGGCCAATTGTCGGTGCCGTTGCATTATTCTTGATTGCAATTGGTGCGGGAAGTTATGTAGGCAACCTTAAAACCGGTGACGGATATGGCGGTTGGATTTTACTTGCCGGTATTGCCATGGTTATCTACATGGTGTTTGGCTGGTTCAACAATGTAATCGATGAATCAATGGCGGGTAAATACAGTGCACAAATGGATAATTCATTTCGACAAGGAATGAGTTGGTTTATCTTTTCAGAAGTAATGTTTTTTGCCGCGTTTTTTGGCGCTTTACTATACGCTCGTGTGCTATCAGTGCCATGGCTAGGTGGTGAAGGTAATAACCTAGAAACCTTCCAGGTATTATGGCCAGAATTCCAAGCAGCGTGGCCACTAACGGTAACGCCAGCAGGAGATACGACAGAAGCTATGGGGTGGAACGGTTTACCGCTTTATAACACCATTTTATTATTAACCTCATCATTTACTGCTCATTTTGCTCATGTAGCGTTAGAGAACGGTAACCGAGGTAAGATTAAAATATGGTTAGGGCTTACTGTTTTATTAGGCTTAGCATTCTTAACATTGCAAGTTGAAGAATATATCCATGCTTATTCTGAAATGGGCTTAACCATTGCAAGTGGCATATACGGTAATACCTTCTATATGCTTACTGGATTCCACGGTCTACACGTAACCTTAGGTACCATCATGCTTATAGTGATGTTATGCCGAGTGTTCAAAGGCCACTTTACCGCAGACAATCACTTTGCCTTCCAAGCAGCAAGTTGGTACTGGCATTTTGTTGATGTGGTATGGGTACTATTATTTGTATTCGTTTACATTATTTAA
- the cyoE gene encoding heme o synthase, with protein sequence MSESNEQSISLEQIDNSKVSWREYYEITKPRVVALLVLTALVGMSLSVPGAIPWQVLLPSMLGIGLLSSAAAAINHIVDQRIDAIMARTHNRPLPNGRISNKNAITFAAALSIIGFTMLYVMINPLTAWLTLSGLVGYSVVYTMYLKRATPQNITIGGLAGAIPPLLGWTAMTNEVHPHALLLVLLVFVWTPPHFWALAIHRRDDYAKVNVPMLPVTHGINFTKTQILLYTILQFVVGLIPYLVGMSGWIYLIGACVLNLAFFAYAWKLKFNPESDTAMKTFRFSIVHLMVLFIVLLADHYIIPAIA encoded by the coding sequence ATGAGCGAATCAAACGAACAATCAATATCTCTAGAGCAAATTGATAACAGCAAAGTATCATGGCGTGAATATTACGAGATCACCAAACCTAGAGTAGTTGCCTTATTAGTTCTTACTGCATTGGTTGGCATGAGCTTATCGGTTCCGGGTGCTATACCATGGCAAGTATTACTGCCATCTATGTTAGGTATCGGTCTTTTGTCATCTGCGGCCGCTGCCATAAACCATATTGTCGACCAACGTATTGATGCCATTATGGCACGTACCCATAACCGCCCGCTCCCTAACGGTCGCATCTCAAATAAGAATGCAATCACTTTCGCTGCGGCGTTGTCAATCATTGGTTTTACCATGTTATATGTGATGATTAACCCATTAACGGCATGGTTAACCTTATCTGGTTTAGTCGGCTATTCTGTGGTTTATACCATGTACTTAAAACGTGCGACACCGCAAAACATTACCATTGGCGGTTTAGCTGGTGCCATTCCGCCGCTTTTGGGATGGACAGCAATGACTAATGAAGTGCACCCGCATGCGTTACTTCTTGTGTTATTAGTGTTTGTTTGGACACCGCCACATTTTTGGGCGTTAGCAATTCATCGCCGCGACGATTATGCCAAAGTCAATGTGCCTATGCTGCCTGTTACCCACGGTATCAATTTTACTAAAACACAAATTTTACTGTATACCATATTGCAATTCGTGGTTGGTTTAATTCCATATTTAGTTGGTATGAGTGGCTGGATATATTTGATTGGTGCTTGTGTGCTTAACTTAGCCTTCTTTGCTTATGCATGGAAGTTAAAGTTCAATCCTGAAAGTGATACAGCAATGAAAACATTTCGATTTTCGATCGTACATTTAATGGTGTTATTCATTGTATTATTAGCCGATCACTACATCATTCCAGCGATCGCTTAG
- a CDS encoding glutathione S-transferase family protein, translated as MRNIILYGAEPSPYVRKVRLALAFKGIEYTQIPVFPFSPEKPAEFTENSPTGKVPLMFIDGNYITDSDVIIDFIEREFPQSALLPNDNLLAARANWFNTYASTVMIPAIGGHLFAEVFLAQAFFNRARLQEDIDLAINQEIPDIFSYLEKELADDYLVGDTMTLADLSVGGIFVLMRHCKFNCDQHKWPKVSAYIDRVHGSELFQSIINEEVEILTQYGVDYANVSV; from the coding sequence ATGAGAAATATTATTTTATATGGCGCAGAGCCGTCACCATACGTTCGTAAAGTTAGATTAGCGTTGGCGTTTAAAGGGATAGAATATACTCAAATACCCGTATTCCCATTTAGCCCAGAAAAACCTGCAGAGTTCACTGAAAATTCGCCGACAGGTAAGGTACCGTTAATGTTTATTGACGGCAACTACATTACTGATTCTGACGTCATCATCGATTTTATTGAGCGTGAATTTCCACAATCTGCGTTATTACCTAATGATAATTTGTTAGCTGCGCGAGCTAATTGGTTTAATACTTATGCCAGTACCGTAATGATCCCTGCTATTGGTGGTCATCTATTTGCTGAGGTGTTTTTGGCACAAGCCTTTTTTAATCGTGCTCGCTTACAAGAAGATATTGATTTGGCTATAAACCAAGAAATTCCAGATATCTTCAGCTATCTAGAAAAAGAATTAGCGGATGATTATTTGGTCGGCGATACAATGACTTTGGCGGATTTGTCGGTAGGCGGAATTTTTGTGTTGATGCGTCATTGTAAATTTAATTGTGATCAACATAAATGGCCAAAAGTGAGTGCATACATAGACCGTGTCCATGGTAGCGAACTCTTTCAAAGTATCATTAATGAGGAAGTTGAGATCCTTACTCAATACGGCGTTGATTATGCTAACGTATCAGTTTAA
- a CDS encoding COX15/CtaA family protein: MHSTRKLVFISILLALVVITLGAYTRLTDAGLGCPDWPGCYGFLDVPNTTEKIQQAESAFPERPVEPEKAWNEMIHRYFAGTLGLFIAAIFLLAFKNRDQGTPLYLPLFLLITVIFQAALGMWTVTMGLMPIVVMGHLLGGFVTLCLLYLMYLRMTPYRIPGGDYSLKKYRNWAIIGILILTVQIALGGWTSSNYAALSCVELPICQGDWAEQLTFSNSFDPIPPEHKSYEFGILNQAERITIHVAHRFGAIITTVFLLWLAISVMRNAQSSFFKNNASMIITILTVQVGLGISNIVFTLPLAVAVSHNVVAALLMLSLITLAYSLKRKI; the protein is encoded by the coding sequence ATGCATAGCACTCGAAAATTAGTTTTTATTTCGATTCTCTTAGCCTTGGTAGTTATTACCCTCGGCGCTTATACACGATTAACCGATGCCGGTTTAGGATGCCCGGACTGGCCGGGTTGTTATGGCTTTCTTGACGTACCAAATACCACTGAAAAAATTCAGCAAGCTGAGTCTGCATTTCCTGAGCGACCAGTAGAGCCGGAAAAGGCATGGAACGAAATGATCCATCGCTATTTTGCTGGCACATTAGGATTATTTATTGCCGCAATTTTCCTACTGGCATTTAAAAATAGAGATCAAGGCACGCCTTTATATCTGCCTTTATTTTTATTAATAACAGTTATATTTCAAGCTGCCCTTGGCATGTGGACGGTGACAATGGGTCTAATGCCTATTGTGGTAATGGGGCATTTGCTTGGTGGCTTTGTGACTTTGTGTTTACTGTATCTGATGTATTTGCGGATGACGCCTTATCGAATACCAGGCGGCGACTATAGCCTAAAAAAATATCGAAACTGGGCAATTATTGGCATTTTAATATTAACAGTACAGATTGCTTTAGGTGGCTGGACTTCAAGTAACTATGCTGCACTTTCTTGTGTTGAATTACCTATTTGCCAAGGGGATTGGGCTGAGCAGCTCACGTTTAGCAACTCATTCGATCCAATACCGCCTGAGCATAAGAGTTATGAATTTGGCATTTTGAACCAAGCTGAACGTATTACTATTCATGTGGCCCATCGTTTTGGCGCGATTATCACAACGGTATTTTTATTGTGGTTAGCAATTAGCGTAATGAGAAATGCACAATCAAGTTTCTTTAAAAACAATGCGTCTATGATTATCACCATTTTAACTGTGCAAGTAGGGCTAGGGATCAGCAATATTGTCTTTACATTACCTTTAGCTGTTGCGGTAAGCCATAACGTTGTGGCGGCGTTATTGATGCTTAGCCTTATTACCTTAGCGTACAGTCTTAAGCGAAAAATTTAG
- a CDS encoding SURF1 family protein — protein sequence MSDRTFNTTEFLKSWRLSWVVFTLLVFFALIKLCLWQYQRGVEKQHRLERIESINNGDANPLADTLQNFETTQLNDIAVIIDGDFDNRFQFLLDNQTNNGKLGYKVFQVFFDSLSKKHLLVNLGWIEGSIDRNFIPTLKTFSGRQKLRGNIRFIEQGVVLTEQVLSNESWPMRLQQIEPEKISQLINIDLLPFAVYLDTKEDVGYKKNWQPVVMPPEKHQGYALQWLTLAIAWLSLMLWASIKNYKTNLYKNNNR from the coding sequence ATGAGCGATAGAACATTTAACACCACTGAATTCTTAAAATCTTGGCGACTGTCCTGGGTAGTATTTACCTTGCTTGTATTTTTTGCATTAATCAAGCTTTGCCTTTGGCAATATCAACGTGGCGTGGAAAAACAACATAGACTTGAGCGCATTGAAAGTATTAACAATGGCGATGCGAACCCTTTAGCCGACACATTACAAAACTTTGAGACAACGCAGCTTAATGATATTGCAGTCATTATCGATGGCGACTTTGACAATCGCTTTCAGTTTCTTCTCGATAACCAAACCAACAATGGCAAACTCGGCTATAAAGTGTTTCAAGTATTTTTCGATTCACTCTCTAAAAAACACTTATTGGTTAACTTAGGATGGATAGAAGGAAGCATCGATAGAAACTTTATTCCGACCTTAAAAACCTTCTCTGGTCGACAAAAGCTTCGCGGCAACATCCGATTTATTGAACAAGGTGTTGTTTTAACTGAACAAGTTTTAAGCAATGAAAGTTGGCCAATGCGTCTGCAGCAAATTGAGCCGGAAAAAATATCACAACTAATTAACATCGACCTCTTGCCCTTTGCCGTTTACTTAGATACAAAAGAAGATGTCGGTTATAAAAAAAATTGGCAACCTGTAGTAATGCCCCCTGAAAAACATCAAGGATATGCATTGCAATGGCTAACATTGGCCATCGCTTGGCTCAGTTTAATGCTCTGGGCCAGCATCAAAAATTATAAAACAAACTTATACAAAAATAATAATAGGTAA